The Drosophila nasuta strain 15112-1781.00 chromosome 2R, ASM2355853v1, whole genome shotgun sequence genome segment ctgcagccacTAAGTTCGGTGAATTGGATGAGGTGGACGCTCCACTACCGCCGAGTTTGCCACCAAAGTTGGGCAACCATTTGGCCAGCTGCTCTTCGAAGAAGTTCTCCAAATACTTGGCATTGCTGTACGTTTTCGAGTCCTCCTGTGTGAAAGCAAACACAAGCAACACATATGTAAAAAACTGAGTCACGTTAAACGAAATGCACGAATGCACTCACCTGATAGAAGAGATAGGTGTTCTTGAAGATTAGACGCACGTCGGCTACAAAGCCAGCAATGTCCTTGTAGTGATTGGGACTGGAAGGATCCAGTCGCGTGCGTATGACATCCAATGACATGGGGCTGCAATAATGAAAACATGATTAGCAAAGGAACTTTATTGAACAGCAATTTTAACTTACTTGCAAATAATCTCATAGTATTGGGAGTTGGCTGGCGATTCGGGTTCACGGAAATTAAGACTCTGCTCGTATTGACAATAGAGCTCCAAGCAAATGCGCTGCAGTATCCTTAGCTCCACGCTGCTCAATTCGCCGGGCTGTGACTTTTCGTTGCCCTCGGTTTTGGTCAGCTCCTTGAGATTAACGCAGAGCAGACACTGCCAGCTCTCGCTCTCGTCCGGCAAGGAGCTAATCGCGGGTATGTGACAATTCTGATGGAATACCTTTGGGCATTTGTCGCAGCACATCAATTCACCGCCATCCAGGCATACGGCACACCAATCCTCGTTGGGATCAtctttttgttcgtttttattattaactgATATGATTAGTTTTCGGatattgcatttgtttttgtattttcatgtgtgtgtttgatgtgtatgtgtatgggaatggtgtatgggtgtgtatgtgtttggtTTTCATTGTAttggtttttttatttcgattttatttggatttggttCGGTTTTGGTTTGTTCAATAGGTATTTTTGATTGGTTAGTAATTGATTCGTACGTTTTATATTGCGCGTTTAGATTGGTTTTgtagtttattatttgtgtttttttttttcgaaaacgagttttgcagttttgaaaatagaaataaacaaagcaaagttATATGAGAATTGAATATCGATACAAACcagcagcaaaacagcaaagtAAATGTTAAACATAAGCCTACGATACCACTTGGAATTTTACTCTCACacaaatattctttaataaaatatttaaattttaaagcaatgTTTTACATTAAGCTTTAaccatttaatattaaaaagacTTAGTAGCATTTTGATAGCAATTTGGCAGAAAATAAAGATACACACTCAGACACCCGCACACCCATTAAAATAGCCATGATCCAAATGAAGAAATTCGTTTATAATGAAGCTGTTACTCACCTTCCTGAGTGTTGGACAGATCTGTGGAGCTGTGCACCTGCGGCGAGGTGGTCTTAGTGCGTCCTTCGGGCAGCACTTGCACGCCATTCGAGTCCAACTTGGCAATTGTGGCAATCAGATCATTAATGGAGTCATCGCGCACCTTATCGATGGGCTCAGTAAAATCCTTGGTATTCTATTATAGAAATGTATATCATAAGTAAACCGGCTATTAAGTTATTAATATACGCTGCTTACCTCATGTGTGCTGGGACTGGGTGTCTTTGGATTTGTCGATGTGACATTGGAGAGTATGGATACAGCTGGACCAAGTCCCAGTGCAGCGGCATTTAACTGAGCTATGCTATTCGCCGACGAGGAGCCATTGCCCGGAAGCGCAGCGCCGCCTATGCTGAGACTAGGCGGTGTGCTGTTCTTAAGAGTATTTGGAGATTTTAAtgagattttaaaattttctgatGTCTGTCGTCCGTTGGCAAAGGGCAAGAGAGGTCCCTGCTGTTGGCAAACTgtgaaatcaaatttgaattattaatgcaaattgtaGATGGGAAAACTATTTTTGCCACTCACTGTTGGATTGCTGCGCGGATTGTGGTATATGCCACTTGGCAAGACTGTGCATCGCGTTACTCGCTTGCGGCGGGCCAGAATTATAGCCAGCCTGGCTCCCATGAAACCCCAACGCCTGTGTAATTAGCAATTCATAACTCAAGTAAGtgaatttattgattattgaTTTGCATCGAATGCGCCACTTACATTCTGCATGGGGTTGGGCATCATTGGTGGTCGCTGCAATGCACCTGGCGATGGTATCTGCccaccaccgccgcctcctcctcccGCTCCGGCCATGGCGGCAGcggctgcctgctgctgtgcATGCTGGCTGGCCATGCGCTGATATTGCGACTGAAATCGCGCGTTACTGTTCATGAAATTGCTGTTGTCTCTCGGCCCGCCGCCCGGTCCACCACCGCCCTGGCCAAAATTTTGCTGCCCTGCCATAAAATGTGGACGCATCTGTGGACCCAACTGCTGATGAGCGGGCGACGGTGCGCCTTGCGGGCCGCCCGGATAGCTGGGCGGGCCATTGAAGCCCAGATGCGCGGTGGGACTCTGTGCCGCCTGGTTGTTCAGCAGGCCACGCAGACTGATGTCTGAAGAAACAGAAGATTCGAGTTACAAATGTACTTTAAATTTAGTCAAATAAACACTTCACTTACCCATATTCTGCGGATGCGTGGAGGAGCTAACATGGGGCTGACCCTGTCTCTGCATTCCTACAGGCGGCATGCCACCAAATCGTACTGcaagtaaatacaaattatcAGAGTTATTCGAGAACACGTTAAATTAAAACacgagaagagagagagagcgcttCTTCTTACCGGAGAGGGACAAAGATAGTGTGACCATAGgacttaaatttattaataccttaaatactaaaaccggtttaatgttatatttgcCTGGGAATGGCGATAATCTACAAGAGTTAACGAATCTGTTGCAAAACAAATTCTTATGAATAATAAACAACGCAGTTACAAACGAACGTCGGATATCCGTTTCCCGTTTTTTTACTAAAATGTGAAGGGAGCTAAAGAACTGATAAAGTGAGGCTGGCAAATAAACTGTAAAACATTTTATCGTTTCGCAATAGAATTTTACAAAATTCCTTTACAGTGTTATGAGATAATTAATGTACATTGTATTActagttttagtatttagcTTCACAACTAggagtttatatttttttgtttgggaaAGATGGCGAAGCCCGATTGTAAAACATTCTTTATGTGCATATTCGCAAAATTTTACGTCTTTAGCTGCTATCGTATTTTAAATGTCGACATtaatacggacggacagacagacggatataataattttgacaATATATTATCCCTCTTTGGGACttaaagtaaaagtaatataaaaattttggtaGGCTTACCTGGTCCATCGCCTGGAAACGAACGACTCATGGATAGATTGTTGAACTGCTGAGCGGCGGCTGCATTGCTGTAGAGTGGCGGTCCATTCTGTGGACCAAAACCGCCTGGCGGTCCGTTGGGCGACAGTCCTGCCGTCATGCCTGGGGGCAAGCCTGGACGCAATGGTGGCGCCATATTCGGGCTGGGTGGCTGTCGTGGAGGCGGTGGAGCCGGTCCGTTTTGTGTG includes the following:
- the LOC132787495 gene encoding transcription intermediary factor 1-alpha isoform X3 is translated as MDMELENLKNDFLPLIAGIKQEQLDSVASDVSVLPQNHLPSTAATTSTSTSSSSSSSVGNPCDSAEKRSESNSSASAKFTLFKCVYCAQVLGINDRPKLLECLHVACGQCVNTKFSELDRSLPPLIHCPVCDNASQNEYIIENQFLIEQCAAGDNGDGNGSSDGLKSSLTANIQCSSCSDGAVATSWCVDCSEYICDNCVQAHQRLKITKDHTIKPKDEANNEQLVGTGGIDKLHMCQLHTQEKLSLFCETCDKLTCRDCQLSDHRDHKYKFAHEIATESRQALSTLVSEINYKRFLLSSATKVIDDRQQLIHDKKKDLIKEITAMVVKITNTVNMRGKQLVMRLNEVCDSKLKVLVEKKETLQLLSDNTDHCIEFMQNALEKGSDFAILSSKKSLVRHLQKLKCQRADIPNPEIPVRIQVQLNQVAELQKVISQLGIVIVDGKPYPPAPSPTQNGPAPPPPRQPPSPNMAPPLRPGLPPGMTAGLSPNGPPGGFGPQNGPPLYSNAAAAQQFNNLSMSRSFPGDGPVRFGGMPPVGMQRQGQPHVSSSTHPQNMDISLRGLLNNQAAQSPTAHLGFNGPPSYPGGPQGAPSPAHQQLGPQMRPHFMAGQQNFGQGGGGPGGGPRDNSNFMNSNARFQSQYQRMASQHAQQQAAAAAMAGAGGGGGGGGQIPSPGALQRPPMMPNPMQNALGFHGSQAGYNSGPPQASNAMHSLAKWHIPQSAQQSNICQQQGPLLPFANGRQTSENFKISLKSPNTLKNSTPPSLSIGGAALPGNGSSSANSIAQLNAAALGLGPAVSILSNVTSTNPKTPSPSTHENTKDFTEPIDKVRDDSINDLIATIAKLDSNGVQVLPEGRTKTTSPQVHSSTDLSNTQEDDPNEDWCAVCLDGGELMCCDKCPKVFHQNCHIPAISSLPDESESWQCLLCVNLKELTKTEGNEKSQPGELSSVELRILQRICLELYCQYEQSLNFREPESPANSQYYEIICNPMSLDVIRTRLDPSSPNHYKDIAGFVADVRLIFKNTYLFYQEDSKTYSNAKYLENFFEEQLAKWLPNFGGKLGGSGASTSSNSPNLVAAAAGSPAPMENGRKSCGSASLADSEDGASLPAKRPRRTVHE
- the LOC132787495 gene encoding transcription intermediary factor 1-alpha isoform X4; translated protein: MDMELENLKNDFLPLIAGIKQEQLDSVASDVSVLPQNHLPSTAATTSTSTSSSSSSSVGNPCDSAEKRSESNSSASAKFTLFKCVYCAQVLGINDRPKLLECLHVACGQCVNTKFSELDRSLPPLIHCPVCDNASQNEYIIENQFLIEQCAAGDNGDGNGSSDGLKSSLTANIQCSSCSDGAVATSWCVDCSEYICDNCVQAHQRLKITKDHTIKPKDEANNEQLVGTGGIDKLHMCQLHTQEKLSLFCETCDKLTCRDCQLSDHRDHKYKFAHEIATESRQALSTLVSEINYKRFLLSSATKVIDDRQQLIHDKKKDLIKEITAMVVKITNTVNMRGKQLVMRLNEVCDSKLKVLVEKKETLQLLSDNTDHCIEFMQNALEKGSDFAILSSKKSLVRHLQKLKCQRADIPNPEIPVRIQVQLNQVAELQKVISQLGIVIVDGKPYPPAPSPTQNGPAPPPPRQPPSPNMAPPLRPGLPPGMTAGLSPNGPPGGFGPQNGPPLYSNAAAAQQFNNLSMSRSFPGDGPVRFGGMPPVGMQRQGQPHVSSSTHPQNMDISLRGLLNNQAAQSPTAHLGFNGPPSYPGGPQGAPSPAHQQLGPQMRPHFMAGQQNFGQGGGGPGGGPRDNSNFMNSNARFQSQYQRMASQHAQQQAAAAAMAGAGGGGGGGGQIPSPGALQRPPMMPNPMQNALGFHGSQAGYNSGPPQASNAMHSLAKWHIPQSAQQSNICQQQGPLLPFANGRQTSENFKISLKSPNTLKNSTPPSLSIGGAALPGNGSSSANSIAQLNAAALGLGPAVSILSNVTSTNPKTPSPSTHENTKDFTEPIDKVRDDSINDLIATIAKLDSNGVQVLPEGRTKTTSPQVHSSTDLSNTQEDDPNEDWCAVCLDGGELMCCDKCPKVFHQNCHIPAISSLPDESESWQCLLCVNLKELTKTEGNEKSQPGELSSVELRILQRICLELYCQYEQSLNFREPESPANSQYYEIICNPMSLDVIRTRLDPSSPNHYKDIAGFVADVRLIFKNTYLFYQDSKTYSNAKYLENFFEEQLAKWLPNFGGKLGGSGASTSSNSPNLVAAAAGSPAPMENGRKSCGSASLADSEDGASLPAKRPRRTVHE
- the LOC132787495 gene encoding transcription intermediary factor 1-alpha isoform X1 yields the protein MDMELENLKNDFLPLIAGIKQEQLDSVASDVSVLPQNHLPSTAATTSTSTSSSSSSSVGNPCDSAEKRSESNSSASAKFTLFKCVYCAQVLGINDRPKLLECLHVACGQCVNTKFSELDRSLPPLIHCPVCDNASQNEYIIENQFLIEQCAAGDNGDGNGSSDGLKSSLTANIQCSSCSDGAVATSWCVDCSEYICDNCVQAHQRLKITKDHTIKPKDEANNEQLVGTGGIDKLHMCQLHTQEKLSLFCETCDKLTCRDCQLSDHRDHKYKFAHEIATESRQALSTLVSEINYKRFLLSSATKVIDDRQQLIHDKKKDLIKEITAMVVKITNTVNMRGKQLVMRLNEVCDSKLKVLVEKKETLQLLSDNTDHCIEFMQNALEKGSDFAILSSKKSLVRHLQKLKCQRADIPNPEIPVRIQVQLNQVAELQKVISQLGIVIVDGKPYPPAPSPTQNGPAPPPPRQPPSPNMAPPLRPGLPPGMTAGLSPNGPPGGFGPQNGPPLYSNAAAAQQFNNLSMSRSFPGDGPVRFGGMPPVGMQRQGQPHVSSSTHPQNMDISLRGLLNNQAAQSPTAHLGFNGPPSYPGGPQGAPSPAHQQLGPQMRPHFMAGQQNFGQGGGGPGGGPRDNSNFMNSNARFQSQYQRMASQHAQQQAAAAAMAGAGGGGGGGGQIPSPGALQRPPMMPNPMQNALGFHGSQAGYNSGPPQASNAMHSLAKWHIPQSAQQSNICQQQGPLLPFANGRQTSENFKISLKSPNTLKNSTPPSLSIGGAALPGNGSSSANSIAQLNAAALGLGPAVSILSNVTSTNPKTPSPSTHENTKDFTEPIDKVRDDSINDLIATIAKLDSNGVQVLPEGRTKTTSPQVHSSTDLSNTQEVNNKNEQKDDPNEDWCAVCLDGGELMCCDKCPKVFHQNCHIPAISSLPDESESWQCLLCVNLKELTKTEGNEKSQPGELSSVELRILQRICLELYCQYEQSLNFREPESPANSQYYEIICNPMSLDVIRTRLDPSSPNHYKDIAGFVADVRLIFKNTYLFYQEDSKTYSNAKYLENFFEEQLAKWLPNFGGKLGGSGASTSSNSPNLVAAAAGSPAPMENGRKSCGSASLADSEDGASLPAKRPRRTVHE
- the LOC132787495 gene encoding E3 ubiquitin-protein ligase TRIM33 isoform X2; protein product: MDMELENLKNDFLPLIAGIKQEQLDSVASDVSVLPQNHLPSTAATTSTSTSSSSSSSVGNPCDSAEKRSESNSSASAKFTLFKCVYCAQVLGINDRPKLLECLHVACGQCVNTKFSELDRSLPPLIHCPVCDNASQNEYIIENQFLIEQCAAGDNGDGNGSSDGLKSSLTANIQCSSCSDGAVATSWCVDCSEYICDNCVQAHQRLKITKDHTIKPKDEANNEQLVGTGGIDKLHMCQLHTQEKLSLFCETCDKLTCRDCQLSDHRDHKYKFAHEIATESRQALSTLVSEINYKRFLLSSATKVIDDRQQLIHDKKKDLIKEITAMVVKITNTVNMRGKQLVMRLNEVCDSKLKVLVEKKETLQLLSDNTDHCIEFMQNALEKGSDFAILSSKKSLVRHLQKLKCQRADIPNPEIPVRIQVQLNQVAELQKVISQLGIVIVDGKPYPPAPSPTQNGPAPPPPRQPPSPNMAPPLRPGLPPGMTAGLSPNGPPGGFGPQNGPPLYSNAAAAQQFNNLSMSRSFPGDGPVRFGGMPPVGMQRQGQPHVSSSTHPQNMDISLRGLLNNQAAQSPTAHLGFNGPPSYPGGPQGAPSPAHQQLGPQMRPHFMAGQQNFGQGGGGPGGGPRDNSNFMNSNARFQSQYQRMASQHAQQQAAAAAMAGAGGGGGGGGQIPSPGALQRPPMMPNPMQNALGFHGSQAGYNSGPPQASNAMHSLAKWHIPQSAQQSNICQQQGPLLPFANGRQTSENFKISLKSPNTLKNSTPPSLSIGGAALPGNGSSSANSIAQLNAAALGLGPAVSILSNVTSTNPKTPSPSTHENTKDFTEPIDKVRDDSINDLIATIAKLDSNGVQVLPEGRTKTTSPQVHSSTDLSNTQEVNNKNEQKDDPNEDWCAVCLDGGELMCCDKCPKVFHQNCHIPAISSLPDESESWQCLLCVNLKELTKTEGNEKSQPGELSSVELRILQRICLELYCQYEQSLNFREPESPANSQYYEIICNPMSLDVIRTRLDPSSPNHYKDIAGFVADVRLIFKNTYLFYQDSKTYSNAKYLENFFEEQLAKWLPNFGGKLGGSGASTSSNSPNLVAAAAGSPAPMENGRKSCGSASLADSEDGASLPAKRPRRTVHE